The Rhodothermales bacterium DNA window CTCCCCCTCGGAGGGGGAGGACAGGTGGGGGTCCGCCTCGCTCGACGCGACCGCATCGGGCTCCTCGAACGCTGCGGACCCCCCGCTCGCCCCGCAAGCGGGGCTTGCTGCCCCCCTCCGAGGGGGGCGAGTCCATAACACACTCTAGCGGCGACCGCGCGGTCGCCGTCCCCCTCCCCCTCATCCCACCCACCATGTCTGACTACGCCAACCCCGACGTCCTCGTCTCCACCGAGTGGGTCGCCGAGCACCTCAGCGACACGCAGCACGTCCGCATCGTCGAGTCCAACGAGGACCTCCTGCTCTACAGCACCGGCCACGTCCCCGGCGCCGTCCACATCGACTGGGTGAACGACCTCCAGGACGACACCGTCCGCGACTACATCGGCCGCGACGAGTTCGCCCGCCTCTGCTCCGAGCGCGGCATCGCCGACGACACGACGGTCGTGTTCTACGGCGACAAGAACAACTGGTGGGCCTGCTACGCCTTCTGGACCTTCAAGCTCTTCGGCCACGCCGACTGCCGGATCATGAACGGCGGGCGCGACAAGTGGATCGCCGAGGACCGCTCGCTCACCAAGACCGTCCCCCACTACCCCTCGACCGACTACGAGCCGCAGGACCCCGACCTCTCGATCCGCGCCTTCCGCGACGAGGTGCTCAAGCACATGAAGAAGGGCGGCGCGATGGTCGATGTTCGCAGCCCGCAGGAGTACATCGGCGAGCTGATGCACATCCCCGGCTACCCCGACGAGGGCGCGCTCCGCGGCGGCCACATCCCCGGCGCCGCGAACGTCCCGTGGTCCCGCGCTGCCGCCGAGGACGGCACGTTCAAGTCGCGCGAGGAGTTGGAGGCGATCTACCTCGACGAGCAGGGCCTCGACGCGAAGGAGGACACGATTGCGTACTGCCGTATCGGCGAGCGCTCCAGCCACACATGGTTCGTGCTGAAGTACCTCCTCGGCTTCAAGGACGTCAAGAACTACGACGGGAGTTGGACCGAGTGGGGCAACCTCGTCGGCGTGCCCATCGAGAAGGGCGAACGCGAGGACGGGTGACAGAGGACGGAGGACAGAGGACAGAGGACAGAGGACAGAAACTTATCCCTGACCCATCGCGCCCGTAGAGACGCAGCATGCTGCGTCTGGCCGAACCGCCCCCGCCCCATCCGAAGGCGTCGAACGACATGAACGAGAAGCTGCAAGAGGCCGTCGAGAACTTCCAGATGCTGGACCCGCAGCTCCGGCTGGAGATGCTGCTGGACTACGCGAACGCGCTGCCCCCGCTCCCCGAGCGGCTCCATGCCCAGCGCGACGCCGGGCTCGGCCGCGTCGTGGAGTGCCAGTCGCCGGTCTACCTCTTCACCTCCGTCGACGACGGCACCGTCCGCCTCTTCGCCGACGTGCCCGAGCAGGCGCCGACCGTGCGCGGCTTCGTCTCCCTCCTCGTCGACGCGCTCGACGGCGCGCCGCCCGCCGAGGTCGCCGCCGTGCCGGACGACCTCCTCCGCCAGCTCGGCATCGCGCAAACGCTCGGGATGACGCGGCAACGCGGCCTCGGCGCCGTCCTCCACCGCATCAAGCACGCCGTCGCCGAAGCGGCGTAGCTGCGCGACTCCGCAGGCACAGCACACTGTATAAACGGCCGGCCGAGGCCGTGCAGGCGCCGGCGGCACCGGTCTGTTACAGGAGCGCCATGGCGTCGCCGTACGAGTAAAAGCGATACCCGCGCGCCACCGCATCCCGGTACGTCTCCATCGTCAGTTCGTACCCCGCGAACGCGGCGACGAGCATGAGGAGCGTCGAGCGGGGGAGGTGGAAATTGGTGATGAGGCGGTCCACGGCGCGGAACCGGTACGGGGACTGGATGAAGATGTCGGTCCAGCCGCTGCCAGCGTGGACGCGGCCGTGCTCGTCGGCCACGCTT harbors:
- a CDS encoding sulfurtransferase; this encodes MSDYANPDVLVSTEWVAEHLSDTQHVRIVESNEDLLLYSTGHVPGAVHIDWVNDLQDDTVRDYIGRDEFARLCSERGIADDTTVVFYGDKNNWWACYAFWTFKLFGHADCRIMNGGRDKWIAEDRSLTKTVPHYPSTDYEPQDPDLSIRAFRDEVLKHMKKGGAMVDVRSPQEYIGELMHIPGYPDEGALRGGHIPGAANVPWSRAAAEDGTFKSREELEAIYLDEQGLDAKEDTIAYCRIGERSSHTWFVLKYLLGFKDVKNYDGSWTEWGNLVGVPIEKGEREDG
- a CDS encoding SufE family protein; protein product: MNEKLQEAVENFQMLDPQLRLEMLLDYANALPPLPERLHAQRDAGLGRVVECQSPVYLFTSVDDGTVRLFADVPEQAPTVRGFVSLLVDALDGAPPAEVAAVPDDLLRQLGIAQTLGMTRQRGLGAVLHRIKHAVAEAA